TGCCACCGCAAAGAAACGGATGCCGGGACGGTCATTGGGGAAGTCCAGTCCGCGTGCCCAAACAGAATAGGTACCACCCTGCTTGACTTCAAATTCGGCTTTAGCAGGCTGTGCAGAGTCGGGTGCATTGTCGGTTTTGCCGTAGAAAATGGGCAAAATCGAACCGTTCGCAGGATCTGTAATTTTCCATGTACCCAAATTCTCCGAAAAATCTTCCACCTTTAAGAATACAGCTTCTTTGTCTGCCGCGAGCTTGTACTCGGTTTCGGTCGGCTTGGGTGTAGGAGCTGGTGTGGGTGTGGTCGGAGCAGGTGTTGTGCCTGCTTTTGCAGGCGAAAGGGTAATGTCGTAGCTGTAGTTTTTATCTTCGGTGTTGTCCATATCCATTTTAAAACCCTCGGGCACTTTAAAGTCGATGGCGGTCATTCCGTTTCTGACATCACTTTTTAACACAACAACATCCTTAAAGAGTACTTCTTTGGAAAAATCTTCTGTGCCATTGTAGGTGACAACACCATTGAGCAAACAGCCTGCCAGCTGATTGGCTTCTGTTACTTCAAAGGGGAAGTTGTCGGTTTTGACCACCCAACGCTTGTTGCCTGCGCTGCCGGTGTTGTTGACCGTGATTTTAAACGGTTCAAAGTCGGTTGCGTCTGCTGCAAAAACGGGCAGAAAGCTCAGCACCATGCAAAGCACCAGACAGATTGCGATAACTTTTTTCATAGTATCCCTCTTTCTTTATGAATTTAAATTTATTATACACTTTTTGCATTTGGATGTCAACAAAAAAAGAGACCGCAGTCTCTTTTTTAAAATAATTTCTTAATTTTTAAGAATATGCCGACTATAGCAGTGGCTACGACCGATATCACAACAGGAATCCAGAGGGGTGCACCCATGATATGGGTAACATTCATGCCGTAGATACTGGCAATCATGGTGGGCACAGTGAGTAAAATGGACAAAGAGGTTAAGGTTTTCATAACCATATTCAAGTTGTTGGAAATAATGGAAGAAAAGGCGTCCATAGTACGGGACAGAATGCTGGAATAGATTTCGCAGGTTTCAATCCCCTGACGCACTTCGATGAGTACATCCTCCATTAAGTCCTGGTCTTCCTCGTACATTTTAATCAGTCTGCCACGCATGAGCTTTTGCAATGTGACCTGATTGGATTTTAAGGATGTGGAAAAGTAAACCAAGGATTTTTCCAAGTCCAGAAGCTGAATCAGCTCTGCGTTTTTCATGGAAGCGCGTAATTTTTTCTCCACATGGGTTAAGATTTTGTCCATCTGCTTTAAGTATTGCAGGTAGCGGTTTGCCACGGTATAGAAAAGATTCATGGCAAACTGGGTTTTGTGTTCGGTTTTGTAGTTTTTTGCCGAGCTGTTGGCAAATTCGCGGATAATGGTATTTTCGCGCAGGCAGACAGTCACCACATTTTCCTTGGTGAAAATCATGCCAAACGGCATGGTGGAATAAATAACCGCTTCATCCTCGCGCTCAACACGCGGAATGTCGATTAATACCATGGTTACACCCTCGTCGCTTTCCACACGGGACGATTCTTCTTCGTCCAATGCGGCACGCAGGAAATCGTCTTCAATTTTTAATTCTTCTTCCAAAAAATCAATTTCCTGTTCGGTGGGGTCTACCACGCTTACCCAACAGCCGGGTACTCGCTCGTCTAACTGCATGAGCTTGTTGTCTTCGGTCTGATAGTAGTTAATCATGAAAAAAACCTCCTTTTTCAAAGAGGCAAATCAATTATATAAAATAGTTGATATTGCCCTGCATGCAGGGCAAACAAACACAGTGCTACCCTGTCGCATTAAATTTTTAACTTTAAATTAGGGTACGGGTCCGCACTCATGTTTTCAACTCCTTTTTTGTTTTTATTTATTTAACCAATGTCAAAGGTGCATTGGTAAAAATCTCTTTTGCATTCTTTGCAAAGTCTGCAACCGTTAAATCACGGCTGCGCGAAAGTGTTTTGGGACAACCAAAGCGAATTTCGTACATAAACACACCATTATAGTTTATGGTTTGCAACGCACTTAAAACCTTTTCCCAATTGATATTCCCTTCACCCGGCAACCAATGTCTTTCATCTATAAAATCAAAATCAGACACGTGCAAGGTGATAATTTTATCTCCCAATGCCAAAATAGCATCTTCGGGTTTTTCAACCGTAATGTGGTTGGTGTCAAAGCAAATTTTAATGCGATCGTCCTCCGCGGTTAAAAATTGCATTTCTGCAATGGAATTGCCAAGACAAGTACGAGGCAAATCTTCCACACAAATTTCTGCACCGTTTTTTCCACATATATCTGCAAGAAAAGAGAGCGACTGTCTTGCATACAGCAATCTTTCTGTACGGTCGGCATCTGAAACCGGCTCCAAACAAGGATGTACCACAAATTTGGTTACACCAATTTCCGCACCTTTACAAATGATTTCATTAAAATGTGCAAGTGTTTTCTCACGGAAATCCTTATCGCAGGAAGCAATATCACAACTCGATACAAAAGGCAGATGCAAAGACCAAAGGTTTACACCGTATTTTTGGGCAAAAGAATATATCTTTTGATAATCAAAACAATCATATTCCGTTTCGGAAATTTCCATATCCAAAACATTGTTTTGGGCATAATCCCGGAACAACGAATCGTTAAGCTCCTTGCCGCAGGAAGAAAGACCAACACGATACATAGCTATTTCTTCTTTCTTTTCTTGTTTACACCAAACAGTATACTCCTCTTTTTAAAAAAATGCAAGCTTTTTTTCTTGACTTTCCCCATTTTTACTATATAATATAGGTATGAAGATTAAAATGATTGTTTTAGGCAAGCTGAAAGAAAAATATTTAAAGGACGGAATCGGGGAATATGTAAAGCGTATGTCCCGTTTTTGCGATACCGAAATCATTGAATTAAACGATGAAAAAATTCCCGACAACCCTTCGCAGAGCGAGGAAAAAACGGTGCTTGCAAAGGAAGCGGAGCGCATCAAAAAGCACATCGGACAAAAAGATTATGTTATCTCCCTTTGTGTGGAGGGCAAACAGCTTACTTCCGAGGAGCTGGCATCTAAAATGTCCGACATCTCCCTTTCGGGGTACAGCACGGTGGATTTTATCATTGGCGGCTCTCTGGGACTTGACCCTGAAATCAAACAACTTTCGCATTTAAAGCTCAGCTTTTCTAAATTCACATTCCCCCATCAGCTGATGCGGTTGATTCTGACAGAACAGCTTTATCGGGCGTTTAAAATCAATAATAACGAAACCTATCACAAATAAAACCAACAAAAAGACAACTTTTTGTTGGTTTTGTTTTATGTGAAAATCCCTGTGCGCCCTTTTAAAAACAACAAGCTTTAAATTTTTCTCCAAAATGGAATGAAACCTACAAAAATCCATGTAAAAAGAGTTTTTTTACTGATATAATGAAGAAAAGGAGGATTTATATATGAAAAAGTTACTTTCTGTTTTGCTTGCTTTATCTCTTTTGGCAAGCCTGATGCCTATGACGGCTTTCGCAGCTGACGAAATCGTTTTTAAGGCAGACAAGACCTACATTGTATTAGGTCCTGACGGATTTACAAGCTACGGCGCGTTTAAATCCGTTGAAGACGGTACCACCGGCTATAAAATCATCACCGGCGGTATTGACAAAGACATCAACACAAAAGACACCGCAGACATTAAAATTTGTCTGCCCAAGGACGGTGTGTACAAGATTTATGCGCTGTCTAAAGACTTTACCACCAACCCCGGCATTCGTTTTTACGATATCCGTGTGGGTGACACAAAGACGTTTCGCACCGGTAACCACGGCAAGCAGGGGTATTTCTGGCAAAGCTCGGACGCCTTTTCCTGCTACGGCGGTGAAATGCCCTTGTCTGTGATAGACGCATCGGGCAACTATGCAAGATGTGCGGCAATTGTCATCACAGACGATTTAAGTTTTAATCCCTCTTCCGCGCCCGAGGCTGTAAAAAAGATGATTGCAGAGCGTCAGTACAAAGAAGGCGATTTAACCTACTCTGCCGTTACTTTAGAGGGCAGACCTGATTCGGAAATCGCAATCAACTTAAACGGTCAGTGGATGACCTTTGATGTAGACCCTGTTTTGATGAACGACAGAACCATGGTGCCCTTCCGTGCGATTTTTGAGGCTCTTGGTTGTACCGTTTCCTGGGATGATGAAAACCAGGTTGCAAAGGGACAGAGAAACGGCGTTATCATTGAGCTTCCCATCGGCTACACCACCGCAAAGGTTGGGGACATGAGCTACACCTTAGACCAGCCTGCAGTATTAAAGGATAGCAGAACACTCGTTCCGCTCCGCTTTGTATCGGAAGCTTTGGGGGCACAGGTTAAATGGGACGATCCTACACAAACCGTAAGCATTTTAGCGCCCATCCCGGACGAAATGGTGCTGTTCGGCCAAAAGTCCTACAGCGATGTGGGTACCTGGAGTGTGGACACCGCCGCCGGCGTGGACACCCTGATGGGTGAAGCGATGATTGGTACGCAGCCCGGTTCCGGCTCTAAATTAGAGGATGCGGACACCACAAACAACAAGCCTGCAATTGCAAACTTCTCGTTAAGTCAGGGCGGTACATACAGAGTATGGGTAAGCTCCCGCGACTTTGCCACCAATCAGCAGGGCGACCGTTTCTTCCAGGTTTCTTTTAACGACCAACCCATGATGGAACACAAGTACGGCACCCACGGCGGTACAGGCTATGCCTGGGCATCAGGCGGTACGGTTGAACTGCCTGCAGGGGAAAACACCCTTTATGTGCATGACACCTCCGGCTTCTTTGCAAGATTTGACGGTATTTTACTTTCTAAGGATTTAGAGTATGTTCCTTCCAGCAACTATGCGGATTTAAGCAAGCTGGTGCTCCCCTATGACAACACACCGTCTCTGCCCAGAAGCTTCCCGCTTTATGCCAACGAGCAGAGCGACCCGACCGAATCTTATTCCATTGAAAGCGAACAGAATAAGGTTGTATTTTATAAAGTTCCCACCTCTAAAGGGCAGGTTATTCAAAACGAAATTTACGCAAAAGAGGACGGCGCTTGGGTGAAAACCAAAAACCGTAACGAAGATTTAGGCTATATGGTTATGCAGGCGGACAAAGCAAGCTACAGTGTAGCAGAAGGCAAATTCGGCTTAAACTACAGCTATACCATAAACGGCAAGAGCTACGGAAGCTTGTCCTCCAATCCGTATTTGGCAGGTATTCCGCATCACTTTATTCCCACCGATTACACCGTAAACGGCAACAGCGTGACCTTGCTTTCTTCAAACGAAGCAGGTACACTTTCTGCTACCTGGTCTTTCGATGACAATCCGTATCCGCTGGTTTCCATCGATTTCACACCTGCAAAAGACGGCGTATATTCTGTTGTGGCATGGGAAGGCAAGGGCTTTACCGCAGAGCAGTTTGAATATGCCTTAGCACCCTTTAGAATTCAGTACAAGCGTGTACCCGAAGAGCCGCAGCTGATGACCGAAATGTATCTGTTTACCCCCATGGGTACTTATACACTTTATGAAAACAATGAATACAGCGCAAAACCTGTTACCAAAGGTGTTGTGCTTGACCCGAGCTGGATTCCCAAGCGCTGGGTATACAAGGATAACAATCTGTTTGGTATTTCCATGAAAACGGTAGACCTTGCCCATCGTGGCACGGTGTTTGCGCCCGTCCTGGGTGCGGAAGAATCGGTTATGCCTGCAGGCGTGCCTTACAATGTAAGAGTACGCATGGTATCCGATGTGGCAAGCTGGTCGGACAACTACCACAACACCGTAACCAACCTCTTTGATGTAAACGACTACAGAAAGAATTACGAAAATTCTTTAAACGAAGCCATTTTTAACACCAGAAGCTTAATGCTGGACGACAAGTACGGCGGATGGGATCAATATGACAAGGCACATTACAACATGGAGGGCATGAATGTAACCTCTGTGGCAAACTCCATGGCGGCTTTGCAGGCATATCTGTTGTCCGAGGACGAGGAAATGCTGGAAAAACGTGCCATCCCGACCCTTGCCAACACATTAACCCGCGGTCATATTCACTTTAACAGAACCGGTGTTGCAGGCGGTGGCGGCTACTGGCAGCCCAAAACCGAGCCGGATCCCATTGGCGAACCCGTTTCCGGTTTTAACGCAAACGTAATCGGCGGTATGTATGAAATGACCCATGGCGGTGTGCCCTATCTTTTAAATTACGGTCTGCAGAAAGGTAAAACCGAGGTTACAAATTCCTACGGCTCTATCGCCTCTTTCTCCAACGACCTTTCCATGTACAAGTATACCGGTGACAAAAAATATTTGGATACTGCCATTGAAAAGGCAGACAAATACTTAGAAAACACCGTTTATGCAGAAAGCACACAGCAACCCGAGTTCAGTCTGTTCATTTACATTTCTTACTATCCGAACTTAGCTTCTTTGGTAGACATTTATGAGGTAACCGGTGACAAGAAATACTTGGATGCGGCAGAATATGTAGCAGAATGGATGACCACCGGTTTATGGGTACCCGGTGTGGACGGCGAAAAGAAACACGCCCCCATCCTGGCGAACGATTTAAGCCAGTTGCAGAAGAATTTCCATTACGGCTCCGAAACCCACGAGCATTTCTGGTGGGCAGGGGATACACAGCTTCGTGCAGGCCGTGAAACCTTAACCGACACCGCGCACAACAACGACATCATCACAAGCCGTACCCGTGAGGTTGAGGGCTGGATTCCGTCCCGTGCAGGGCTTGGTGTAGAGCAGGCATCCACCTTCGGCAACGGCTCGAACATTGTCATGCAGTCGTTTGTAGGCGATTTTATGAAGCTTGCGGCATACACAGACAATGAATTCCTGGCAACCGCTGCAAGAAATGCCATTATCGGCCGTTTCAGAAGCTATGACGGCTACTACAGAAACGCATACATTACCTATCAGCAGGAAAGCAACTATCCGATAGACGGCCCCGATTACACAGGTATCTACTGGCATCATATTCCGCCTTTCCTGGCAATGCTGGAAGATTTCATCATTAACCAGACCTTTGCATGGTCGGGCAGAAACATTTCGTTCCCGTCACTCCGTCAGCAGGGTTATGCATACTTTAACTCCAACCAGTACGGTCATGAAGCAGGCAAGTTCTATGATGAGGATAACATGTGGGCATGGCTGGCTGAGGACACCGTACATCCCGATTCCATTCAGGTTGACTGGATGGCAGCAAGAAAAGACGGTGTGGCAGGTATTGCGTTCATGAACGAGGACGAAGTGGCAACCACCACAACCATCACTTTAGGCGAAAAATTCGGTGCAGACAAGAATTATACCGGCACTGCAACCCTTTATGACAAGAGCGGTAAAATCGGTACAGTTGATGTTAAGGATGGCAAATTTACATTAACCATTCCTGCAAAATCGTTGCAGGCA
The window above is part of the Clostridia bacterium genome. Proteins encoded here:
- a CDS encoding magnesium transporter CorA family protein, coding for MINYYQTEDNKLMQLDERVPGCWVSVVDPTEQEIDFLEEELKIEDDFLRAALDEEESSRVESDEGVTMVLIDIPRVEREDEAVIYSTMPFGMIFTKENVVTVCLRENTIIREFANSSAKNYKTEHKTQFAMNLFYTVANRYLQYLKQMDKILTHVEKKLRASMKNAELIQLLDLEKSLVYFSTSLKSNQVTLQKLMRGRLIKMYEEDQDLMEDVLIEVRQGIETCEIYSSILSRTMDAFSSIISNNLNMVMKTLTSLSILLTVPTMIASIYGMNVTHIMGAPLWIPVVISVVATAIVGIFLKIKKLF
- a CDS encoding sugar phosphate isomerase/epimerase, with translation MYRVGLSSCGKELNDSLFRDYAQNNVLDMEISETEYDCFDYQKIYSFAQKYGVNLWSLHLPFVSSCDIASCDKDFREKTLAHFNEIICKGAEIGVTKFVVHPCLEPVSDADRTERLLYARQSLSFLADICGKNGAEICVEDLPRTCLGNSIAEMQFLTAEDDRIKICFDTNHITVEKPEDAILALGDKIITLHVSDFDFIDERHWLPGEGNINWEKVLSALQTINYNGVFMYEIRFGCPKTLSRSRDLTVADFAKNAKEIFTNAPLTLVK
- the rlmH gene encoding 23S rRNA (pseudouridine(1915)-N(3))-methyltransferase RlmH, producing MKIKMIVLGKLKEKYLKDGIGEYVKRMSRFCDTEIIELNDEKIPDNPSQSEEKTVLAKEAERIKKHIGQKDYVISLCVEGKQLTSEELASKMSDISLSGYSTVDFIIGGSLGLDPEIKQLSHLKLSFSKFTFPHQLMRLILTEQLYRAFKINNNETYHK
- a CDS encoding glycoside hydrolase family 127 protein, whose product is MKKLLSVLLALSLLASLMPMTAFAADEIVFKADKTYIVLGPDGFTSYGAFKSVEDGTTGYKIITGGIDKDINTKDTADIKICLPKDGVYKIYALSKDFTTNPGIRFYDIRVGDTKTFRTGNHGKQGYFWQSSDAFSCYGGEMPLSVIDASGNYARCAAIVITDDLSFNPSSAPEAVKKMIAERQYKEGDLTYSAVTLEGRPDSEIAINLNGQWMTFDVDPVLMNDRTMVPFRAIFEALGCTVSWDDENQVAKGQRNGVIIELPIGYTTAKVGDMSYTLDQPAVLKDSRTLVPLRFVSEALGAQVKWDDPTQTVSILAPIPDEMVLFGQKSYSDVGTWSVDTAAGVDTLMGEAMIGTQPGSGSKLEDADTTNNKPAIANFSLSQGGTYRVWVSSRDFATNQQGDRFFQVSFNDQPMMEHKYGTHGGTGYAWASGGTVELPAGENTLYVHDTSGFFARFDGILLSKDLEYVPSSNYADLSKLVLPYDNTPSLPRSFPLYANEQSDPTESYSIESEQNKVVFYKVPTSKGQVIQNEIYAKEDGAWVKTKNRNEDLGYMVMQADKASYSVAEGKFGLNYSYTINGKSYGSLSSNPYLAGIPHHFIPTDYTVNGNSVTLLSSNEAGTLSATWSFDDNPYPLVSIDFTPAKDGVYSVVAWEGKGFTAEQFEYALAPFRIQYKRVPEEPQLMTEMYLFTPMGTYTLYENNEYSAKPVTKGVVLDPSWIPKRWVYKDNNLFGISMKTVDLAHRGTVFAPVLGAEESVMPAGVPYNVRVRMVSDVASWSDNYHNTVTNLFDVNDYRKNYENSLNEAIFNTRSLMLDDKYGGWDQYDKAHYNMEGMNVTSVANSMAALQAYLLSEDEEMLEKRAIPTLANTLTRGHIHFNRTGVAGGGGYWQPKTEPDPIGEPVSGFNANVIGGMYEMTHGGVPYLLNYGLQKGKTEVTNSYGSIASFSNDLSMYKYTGDKKYLDTAIEKADKYLENTVYAESTQQPEFSLFIYISYYPNLASLVDIYEVTGDKKYLDAAEYVAEWMTTGLWVPGVDGEKKHAPILANDLSQLQKNFHYGSETHEHFWWAGDTQLRAGRETLTDTAHNNDIITSRTREVEGWIPSRAGLGVEQASTFGNGSNIVMQSFVGDFMKLAAYTDNEFLATAARNAIIGRFRSYDGYYRNAYITYQQESNYPIDGPDYTGIYWHHIPPFLAMLEDFIINQTFAWSGRNISFPSLRQQGYAYFNSNQYGHEAGKFYDEDNMWAWLAEDTVHPDSIQVDWMAARKDGVAGIAFMNEDEVATTTTITLGEKFGADKNYTGTATLYDKSGKIGTVDVKDGKFTLTIPAKSLQAVKLNIASVKAPAYAGMDYSKTSAEIGGTISEHKSGKGYTLQMAEDSYFAYVYTTYKPADIKSATLTYTVDGKKQTETASVYPFEFIVKVDNPDAVFEYTLSAEATSGGTLDLGSGKLMTAKKSEALGIKYEPAESTSGTGSVAAEALKFEPTDIKLDFQGSAQNVFRFIVIQDSLPFEPTAENVVGLKLTGTINKGGEKIEYAGNIQSIEFRDGGKCVLVAGAGNVGTAGFGSPTEGGYSWEKLTIHPID